The DNA sequence CGAACATCCGGCGCGGATGTCCCTAGCGCCCGACCCCGGAGAGCTGGAGCGCCAGGAAGGCGGAGATGGCGGCGAGGCAGACGAGATGGTCGCGCCAGATGGCGCGCGCCAGGGCGCTCTGCCGGGTCACCGGGTCGCGCCGGCTGCCGAGGCGCTTCGCGTTCGGCAGGACACGCCCGAGGGCGAGCGCGATCGGGACGGCGGCGAGCGCCAGCGAGACGATGGTCACGCCCGCCGGCGCGCCACCGGTCTGCCACTGGCGCAGCAGGGCGAGGATGCCGATCAGCATCACCGCCGCGACGGCCTGCGACATCAGCCACGCCTCGCTGGTGACGCGGCGGTAGTAGCCGGCGATCGATGCCAGCACCGGCTCCGGCAGATCGCCCTCCGGGTGCCGTCGCACCTGGACGTCGAACATCAGGTCGAACCACAGCACCGCGAGCAGGAAGCCGCCGCAGGCGGCCGGCAGCGACGCCATCGCGGCTCAGGCGCCCGGCGGCGGGGCATCGCGCTCGGCGCGCAACTGGCGCACCACCTGGCTCGCCACCGCGGCCCCGGGCCAGCCGCCGTAATGGGCGACGTGCAGGATCAGCTCGTCGATCTCCGTGTCGGTGAGCTGCTGCTGCCGCATCGCGGCGCCGAGGTGCAGGCGCAACGCCATCTCGTTGCCGAGCTGGATGAGGATGGTCAGCGTCGCGATCCGCCGGTCGCGCAGCGCCAGGCCGGGCCGCGCCCAGACGTCGGCGAACAGGTGATCGACGGTCGCCGCCACCAGCGGATCCGGCGGCGCCAACGGCGCCGGCATGCCCATCACCCGCTCGAACCACTCGCGACCGCGCTCCCGGTCTCCGCTCATCGTCGCGCCTCCGTCGTCGTGCCGCCGCTCACGCGAAGCGGATCAGCAGGACCAGCGAGCCGATCGCCATGGCGATGCCCGCGACCTCGTAGCCACTGACCGGCTCGTGGAAGAACAGGATGCCGATGGCGCTCAGCAACAGCACCATCGACACCGAGTACACGACGCCGATCGTCGCCAGCTTCAGGTGCCGCATGACGAACACCCAGCCGAAGGCCGTCGAGGCATAGACCGCGAAGCCGATGGCGAACCACCGCGAGCGCAACGCCCGCGGCTCGGCGCTCGCCAGCTTGAGGAAGTAGTCGCCGCACACGCCGACGAGGCTGAAGGCGATGGTCACCACGACCGCCAGGGTCCTGCCGCCGTTCTCCATGCGCCGACGTACATGACACGGGCGCCGCGCGTCGTCGATGCTCGACGGCCGCCGGTCGCCCCGCCGCCAGGCGCACCGCGCCACCGTTGCAAGCCGAGCGGAGGGCAGCGACAATCGCCCCAGCGTCGGAACCGCATGCCCAGGATCGTCAGCCTCGTCGTCGCCTTCGCCGCCGGAGTCGTGGTCGCGACCGTGGCCGGATGGCTGCAGGTCCCCGAGGCCCCGCCCCCGCCGCCACCCCGTCCGCCGCTGACGGCGCGCGGCGTCGACCCCCCCGGCGGCCGCGCCGGCGGCGGCGATTCGGCGCAGCGCCAGCGCGACCTCGAGCGCCGGCTGGAGCAGGAGACCGCGGCGCGCCAGCGCGCCGAACAGCAGCTCGCGGAGCTGCACGATCACCTGCAGGCGCTGGGCGACGCCGCCGCCGCGCCGCCGGCGGAGGCGCAGGCGCCGCCGCTCGCGGTGGCCGCGGCGCCGCCGCCCGTCGACGGCGCCGCCGCCAACGCGGAGGCGGCGGCGGACGCCGTGCCGACCCCGGTCGACTATTCGAAGAGCGAGATGGAACGCGCCCTGATCGCCGGCGGCATGGACGCCAACCAGGCCGCCGACCTCAAGCGCCGCGCCGATACGCTCGCCCTGGCCGAGATGTATCTGCGCGACCAGGCGACGCGCGAGGACTGGGTCGACACGCCGCGCTACCAGGAGGAGCTCGACTCGCTGCACCAGCAACAGGTCTCGATCCGCGACGAGCTCGGCGACGACGGCTACGACCGCTACCTCTTCGCCCTCGGCCAGACCAACCGGGTGCGGGTGGACGACGTGATGACCGACTCCCCGGCCGCGCAGGCCGGCCTGGCGCAGGGCGACGTCATCGTGCGCTACGGCGATACCCGCGTCTTCGCCCCCGCCGAGCTGGTGACGCAGACGCAGCTCGGCGAGCCGGGCGAGTGGGTCCAACTGCTCATCACCCGCCAGGGCGTGCCGATGACCGTGCAGGTGCCGCGCGGACCGCTCGGCCTGCGGGTCAACGCCACGCAGACGATGCCGATGTCGACCGCCGCGGACGGGCGGCAGCCGCGGGACAGCGGCTGAGGTCCGCGGCCGGCGGCTCAGCCGTCCGGCGCCCGCCCCCAGGCCTGCACGATGCGCGGCAGGCTCATCACGGAGTGTGGATCGCGGGCGAAGGCGTGCAGCGCCTCGGCCAGCGACGCCAGCTCGGCGCGCGTCGCCAGACCCGCCGCCGCGGCGCGCGCGGCGATGCCCTCGGTGGTGATCGCCGCCATCACCTTCACGTCGGGATCGAAGCCGGCCGGCTGCACCACCTGCATCGCCACCGCCTCGCAGCCGGCGGCGCGCAGCAGGTCGGGGAGGCGAGGGCCGATGAACGGATCCGCGCCGGCGGACTGCACCACCGCGGCGTAGAGCGCCGTGTACCGATCGAAGGCGGCGTTCGCCGGGTGGCAGAAGTGGCCGCGGAAATCGATGTCCTCGAGCACCAGCACGCCGCCGGGGCGCAGATGGGCGCGCATCCAGGCGACGGCAGCGGCCGGATCGCGCAGATGGGTGAGCAGGAAGCGCGCATACCCGACGTCGAATTCCGGCGCCGTGGCGCCCTCGCCGGCGAGGCCGACGCGGAATTCGACGTGCGCGAGACCGCGCGCCGCGGCGGTGCGGCGCGCGAGATCGACCGCGGCGGCGTCGGCGTCGATGGCGACCACCCGCCCGTCCGGCGCGACGAGCCGCGCCAGCTCCGCCGTGCTGTCGCCGCCGCCGCAGCCGACGTCGAGACACG is a window from the bacterium genome containing:
- a CDS encoding transporter; this encodes MENGGRTLAVVVTIAFSLVGVCGDYFLKLASAEPRALRSRWFAIGFAVYASTAFGWVFVMRHLKLATIGVVYSVSMVLLLSAIGILFFHEPVSGYEVAGIAMAIGSLVLLIRFA
- a CDS encoding methyltransferase domain-containing protein, with translation MGADDARRYVIHGGARGVDRLRILGRVVAPTTRALLERAGVGPGMACLDVGCGGGDSTAELARLVAPDGRVVAIDADAAAVDLARRTAAARGLAHVEFRVGLAGEGATAPEFDVGYARFLLTHLRDPAAAVAWMRAHLRPGGVLVLEDIDFRGHFCHPANAAFDRYTALYAAVVQSAGADPFIGPRLPDLLRAAGCEAVAMQVVQPAGFDPDVKVMAAITTEGIAARAAAAGLATRAELASLAEALHAFARDPHSVMSLPRIVQAWGRAPDG
- a CDS encoding PDZ domain-containing protein; amino-acid sequence: MPRIVSLVVAFAAGVVVATVAGWLQVPEAPPPPPPRPPLTARGVDPPGGRAGGGDSAQRQRDLERRLEQETAARQRAEQQLAELHDHLQALGDAAAAPPAEAQAPPLAVAAAPPPVDGAAANAEAAADAVPTPVDYSKSEMERALIAGGMDANQAADLKRRADTLALAEMYLRDQATREDWVDTPRYQEELDSLHQQQVSIRDELGDDGYDRYLFALGQTNRVRVDDVMTDSPAAQAGLAQGDVIVRYGDTRVFAPAELVTQTQLGEPGEWVQLLITRQGVPMTVQVPRGPLGLRVNATQTMPMSTAADGRQPRDSG
- a CDS encoding carboxymuconolactone decarboxylase family protein translates to MSGDRERGREWFERVMGMPAPLAPPDPLVAATVDHLFADVWARPGLALRDRRIATLTILIQLGNEMALRLHLGAAMRQQQLTDTEIDELILHVAHYGGWPGAAVASQVVRQLRAERDAPPPGA